The following coding sequences lie in one Pseudomonas sp. B33.4 genomic window:
- a CDS encoding Ku protein — protein sequence MARAIWKGAISFGLVHIPVALVSATSSQGVDFDWLDSRSMDPVGYKRVNKVTGKEVTKEHIVKGVAYEKGRYVVLSEEEIRSAHPVSTQTIDIFSFVDAEQIPLQNIDTPYYLAPDKRGGKVYALLRETLSKTNKVALARVVLHTRQYLAALMPLEDALVLVKLRWPQEVRGLDELELGPEVTKPQLAKGELDMAKRLVQDMSADWKPEDYKDEFEDKIMALVEKKAHEGKIEDVETVGGEEERKTADVIDLTELLKRSLGGKAPAKPKAKAATKAAPAKRTKKASGE from the coding sequence ATGGCTCGGGCAATCTGGAAAGGCGCGATCAGTTTCGGACTGGTACACATCCCTGTCGCACTGGTCTCGGCGACCTCGTCGCAGGGCGTCGATTTCGATTGGCTCGACAGCCGCAGCATGGACCCGGTGGGCTATAAACGGGTGAACAAGGTCACCGGCAAGGAAGTCACCAAGGAACACATTGTCAAAGGTGTGGCCTATGAAAAAGGTCGTTATGTGGTGCTCAGCGAAGAGGAAATCCGCTCGGCGCACCCGGTTTCAACGCAGACCATCGACATCTTTTCCTTTGTCGACGCCGAACAGATTCCCCTGCAAAACATCGACACACCCTACTACCTGGCGCCGGACAAGCGTGGCGGCAAGGTCTACGCGTTACTGCGTGAAACCCTGAGCAAGACCAACAAGGTCGCCCTCGCCCGGGTGGTACTGCATACGCGCCAATACCTTGCGGCGTTGATGCCACTGGAAGATGCATTGGTGCTGGTGAAATTGCGCTGGCCGCAGGAGGTGCGTGGCCTTGACGAGTTGGAATTGGGTCCTGAAGTGACCAAACCGCAGTTGGCCAAGGGCGAACTGGACATGGCCAAGCGGTTGGTGCAGGACATGAGCGCGGACTGGAAGCCCGAGGATTACAAGGATGAGTTCGAAGACAAGATCATGGCGCTGGTCGAGAAGAAAGCCCATGAAGGCAAGATCGAGGATGTCGAGACGGTGGGCGGCGAAGAAGAGCGCAAAACGGCCGATGTTATCGATTTGACCGAGTTGCTGAAACGTAGCCTTGGCGGAAAAGCACCGGCGAAGCCGAAGGCGAAGGCCGCCACCAAGGCTGCGCCAGCCAAGAGGACAAAGAAGGCCTCGGGAGAATGA
- the lpxO gene encoding lipid A hydroxylase LpxO — MKLIIAAIYVISIAYVHLRGRVRHKLGRQLSDHSTFLAPINCFLYLFSKKPNKPYLDPAEFPDLSPLQAHWEEIREEGQNLLRAGEIKRSNQYDDVGFNSFFKSGWKRFYLKWYGESHPSAMKLCPRTTELVQSIGSIKAAMFAELPPGSKLVRHRDPYAGSYRYHLGLDTPNDAGCYINVDGESYHWRDGEAVMFDETFIHYAENTTDKNRIILFCDIERPMKYRWAAAFNAWFSRTVMSAAGAPNDAGDRTGGINRLFTRIYKIRLRGKELKKRNRKRYYMEKWAIFGGLLAVFILI, encoded by the coding sequence GTGAAACTCATCATTGCTGCTATTTATGTCATTTCGATTGCATACGTTCATCTTCGTGGCCGTGTGCGCCACAAACTGGGTCGACAGCTCAGCGACCATTCGACGTTTCTCGCGCCGATCAACTGCTTTCTGTATCTGTTCTCGAAAAAGCCGAACAAGCCTTATCTCGACCCGGCCGAGTTCCCTGATCTGAGTCCGTTGCAGGCGCACTGGGAAGAAATCCGCGAAGAAGGGCAAAACCTGCTGCGTGCCGGCGAAATCAAGCGCTCCAACCAATACGACGATGTCGGTTTCAACTCGTTCTTCAAAAGCGGCTGGAAGCGTTTCTATCTGAAGTGGTACGGCGAGAGCCATCCGTCGGCGATGAAGCTGTGCCCGCGCACCACCGAGCTGGTGCAGAGCATCGGCTCGATCAAAGCGGCAATGTTCGCCGAGCTGCCACCGGGTTCGAAGCTGGTACGCCATCGTGACCCGTATGCAGGTTCCTACCGCTACCATCTGGGTCTGGACACGCCGAACGACGCCGGCTGCTACATCAACGTCGATGGCGAGAGCTACCACTGGCGCGATGGCGAAGCGGTAATGTTCGACGAGACGTTTATTCATTACGCCGAAAACACTACCGACAAGAATCGCATCATCCTCTTCTGTGACATCGAGCGGCCGATGAAGTACCGCTGGGCTGCAGCGTTCAACGCCTGGTTCAGCCGCACGGTGATGTCGGCTGCCGGTGCACCGAACGATGCCGGCGACCGCACTGGCGGCATCAACCGCTTGTTCACGCGGATCTACAAGATTCGTCTGCGTGGTAAAGAGCTGAAAAAACGCAATCGCAAGCGCTACTACATGGAAAAGTGGGCGATCTTCGGCGGTTTGCTGGCGGTGTTCATTCTGATCTGA
- a CDS encoding ABC-F family ATPase translates to MISTANITMQFGAKPLFENVSVKFGAGNRYGLIGANGCGKSTFMKILGGDLDPSGGQVMLEPNVRLGKLRQDQFAYEEFTVIDTVIMGHEELWKVKAERDRIYSLPEMSEEDGMAVAELETEFAEMDGYTAESRAGELLLGLGIGIEQHFGPMSEVSPGWKLRVLLAQALFSDPEVLLLDEPTNHLDINTIRWLENILTQRNSLMIIISHDRHFLNSVCTHMADLDYGELRLFPGNYDEYMTVATQSREQLLSDNAKKKAQISELQSFVSRFSANASKAKQATSRAKAIDKIQLAEVKPSSRVSPFIRFDQNKKLHRQAVIVEKMAKGFDGKPLFKDFSFQVEAGERVAIIGPNGIGKTTLLRTLVNELTPDAGSIKWTDAAELGYYAQDHAHDFEDDVTLFDWMGQWTQGEQMIRGTLGRMLFSNDEILKSVKVISGGEQGRMLFGKLILQKPNVLIMDEPTNHLDMESIEALNLALENYPGTLIFVSHDREFVSSLATRIIELSPDGVTDFSGTYDDYLRSQGVVF, encoded by the coding sequence TTGATCTCTACAGCTAACATCACGATGCAGTTCGGCGCCAAGCCGCTCTTCGAAAACGTTTCGGTCAAATTCGGCGCGGGCAATCGCTACGGTCTGATCGGCGCCAACGGTTGCGGCAAGTCGACCTTCATGAAAATCCTCGGCGGTGACCTCGACCCGTCCGGCGGTCAGGTCATGCTCGAGCCGAACGTGCGCCTGGGCAAGTTGCGTCAGGATCAGTTCGCCTACGAAGAATTCACCGTGATCGACACCGTGATCATGGGTCACGAAGAGCTGTGGAAGGTCAAGGCCGAGCGCGATCGCATCTACTCGCTGCCGGAAATGAGCGAAGAAGACGGCATGGCCGTGGCCGAGCTGGAAACCGAATTCGCCGAAATGGACGGCTACACCGCCGAATCCCGCGCCGGTGAACTGTTGCTGGGCCTGGGTATCGGCATCGAGCAGCACTTCGGCCCGATGAGCGAAGTTTCGCCGGGCTGGAAACTGCGCGTGCTGCTGGCGCAGGCACTGTTCTCCGATCCGGAAGTGCTGTTGCTCGACGAACCGACCAACCACCTGGACATCAACACCATTCGCTGGCTGGAAAACATCCTGACCCAGCGTAACAGCCTGATGATCATCATCTCTCACGACCGTCACTTCCTGAACAGCGTGTGCACGCACATGGCTGACCTGGATTACGGCGAGCTGCGCCTGTTCCCGGGCAACTACGACGAATACATGACCGTGGCGACCCAGTCCCGCGAGCAACTGCTGTCGGACAACGCCAAGAAGAAAGCGCAGATTTCCGAGCTGCAATCATTTGTCAGCCGCTTCTCGGCCAACGCCTCGAAAGCCAAGCAGGCCACGTCGCGCGCCAAGGCGATCGACAAGATCCAGCTGGCCGAGGTCAAGCCTTCGAGCCGCGTGAGCCCGTTCATCCGCTTCGATCAGAACAAGAAGCTGCACCGCCAGGCGGTCATCGTCGAAAAAATGGCCAAAGGCTTCGACGGCAAGCCATTGTTCAAAGACTTCAGCTTCCAGGTTGAAGCTGGCGAGCGCGTAGCGATCATTGGCCCGAACGGTATCGGTAAAACCACCCTGCTGCGCACCCTGGTCAACGAACTGACCCCGGACGCCGGCAGCATCAAGTGGACCGACGCGGCAGAACTGGGCTACTACGCTCAGGATCACGCGCACGATTTCGAAGACGACGTCACGCTGTTCGACTGGATGGGTCAGTGGACTCAGGGCGAGCAGATGATTCGCGGCACTTTGGGCCGCATGCTGTTCTCCAACGACGAGATCCTCAAGTCGGTCAAGGTCATCTCCGGTGGTGAGCAAGGTCGCATGCTGTTCGGCAAGCTGATCCTGCAAAAGCCGAACGTGCTGATCATGGACGAACCGACCAACCACCTGGACATGGAATCGATCGAGGCGCTGAACCTGGCGCTGGAAAACTACCCGGGCACGCTGATCTTCGTCAGCCACGACCGTGAGTTCGTATCGTCCCTGGCCACGCGCATCATCGAGCTGAGCCCGGATGGCGTGACCGACTTCAGCGGCACTTACGATGACTACCTGCGTAGTCAGGGCGTAGTGTTCTAA